In Leucobacter insecticola, one DNA window encodes the following:
- a CDS encoding DUF2993 domain-containing protein: protein MTKRKPRWWLRLIWVVAIIGVLAGAAEIALRLIIPGVVEGAVRSQLKLSDDHPVDVSLGGSALLYALQGSVGDVTIAVPNVPLLDGIETDASLRAGSVPFNPLSGEIRDASVDLVVPKEQLGAVVNLLTSGIAQTGEVRGGNFVAGRSVEMFGQSVDLAATLGVSVVDGAIKIEPLEVKVAGFDLTAEQISAATGSLLDPVLKPQTVCVQDQLPAGVTLKDIHFSSTGSVTIRADLSPGILSDPKQQAMGSCG, encoded by the coding sequence ATGACTAAACGGAAGCCTCGCTGGTGGCTCCGCCTAATCTGGGTGGTGGCGATTATTGGGGTGCTCGCGGGTGCCGCCGAGATTGCGCTGCGGTTGATTATCCCCGGCGTGGTCGAGGGAGCGGTGCGCAGCCAGCTGAAGCTGAGCGATGACCATCCGGTCGATGTTTCTCTCGGTGGATCGGCGCTGCTGTACGCACTGCAGGGGAGCGTTGGCGACGTCACGATTGCGGTGCCGAATGTGCCCCTGCTCGACGGAATTGAAACCGATGCGTCGTTGCGTGCGGGATCCGTCCCGTTCAACCCCCTCTCGGGCGAGATCCGCGATGCGAGCGTTGACCTGGTGGTCCCGAAGGAGCAGCTGGGGGCCGTCGTCAACCTTCTGACCTCGGGGATCGCGCAGACCGGGGAGGTGCGGGGCGGCAATTTTGTTGCCGGACGTTCGGTCGAGATGTTCGGTCAGTCCGTCGATCTGGCGGCCACCCTTGGCGTCTCTGTCGTGGATGGCGCAATCAAGATCGAGCCGCTCGAGGTGAAAGTAGCAGGCTTTGATCTGACGGCCGAGCAGATTAGCGCGGCGACCGGTTCGCTTCTGGATCCGGTCCTGAAGCCGCAAACGGTGTGTGTTCAGGATCAGTTGCCCGCAGGAGTCACGTTGAAAGACATCCATTTCTCCAGCACGGGATCCGTCACGATCCGCGCAGACCTAAGCCCCGGGATTCTCTCCGATCCCAAACAACAGGCGATGGGGAGCTGCGGCTGA
- a CDS encoding YhgE/Pip family protein, producing MTRTQVPRFKVPQMILAELRRLVSSKMALLALAALLCVPILYGGLYLWANQDPYQRLSEVPVALVVEDQGAEVNGTERNLGQEVAKKLLASDTFDWSEVDAKEAAAGLNDGRWDFSITLGSGFSEAIGSISSADPHPAGIELRTNDANNYLASTIGSQAVERIGKTITQQVVSEAGLAMLDGLNTIRGSLSEAADGAGELTTGLGAANDGATTLSTGATALVEGTAQVRDGAASLSEGAGQVAAGAGQLAAIADAAGTVSADLLAAQPQLRADIAASLADAGLEQAKIDEVLARLDPVGTVVADLNTRVQGAVGEIDRLNAGAQQVSTGAGALATGAATVATGTTELSEGATQLKDGLGQLVAGSETLETGLVDGVAQIPNFDAATRAEQAKILGDPVRIKTDALTSAQNYGAGLAPFFAALAAWIGIYALFLIVKPISKRAVTALRSPLRVTLAGWGTPAMLGAVQMVGLFLVLSFALGFEFANPLATLGILIFASMTYTAIILALNVWWGAVGQFAGLVLMVVQLVTAGGTFPWQTLPAPLAALHHVLPMSYVVDAMRQVMYGGNLDRVWTDLGVLLCWLVIAGLLAAIGVTRMTRFRTLKDLQPSVIV from the coding sequence ATGACTCGAACTCAGGTACCCCGGTTCAAGGTTCCGCAGATGATCCTCGCCGAACTGCGCCGCCTCGTCTCCTCCAAGATGGCGCTGCTCGCGCTCGCGGCCCTGCTGTGTGTGCCGATTCTCTACGGCGGGCTGTATCTCTGGGCGAACCAGGATCCCTATCAGCGGCTGAGCGAAGTACCCGTTGCGCTTGTTGTCGAGGATCAGGGCGCGGAGGTGAACGGCACCGAGCGGAATCTGGGCCAGGAGGTCGCCAAGAAGCTACTCGCCAGCGACACCTTCGACTGGTCAGAGGTCGACGCGAAAGAAGCCGCGGCAGGGCTCAACGATGGCAGGTGGGACTTCTCGATCACCCTCGGCAGCGGCTTCTCGGAGGCAATCGGGTCGATCAGTTCGGCGGATCCGCACCCGGCTGGCATCGAACTGCGCACGAACGACGCCAACAACTATCTCGCCTCCACCATCGGATCACAGGCGGTGGAGCGCATCGGCAAGACAATCACGCAGCAGGTGGTGAGTGAGGCCGGGCTCGCGATGCTTGACGGGCTCAACACAATCCGCGGTTCACTCAGCGAAGCCGCCGATGGGGCTGGAGAACTCACGACCGGGCTTGGCGCCGCAAACGACGGCGCCACCACACTCTCGACGGGAGCCACCGCGCTGGTGGAGGGCACTGCGCAGGTGCGAGACGGTGCCGCGTCGCTCTCCGAGGGGGCGGGCCAGGTCGCGGCCGGTGCGGGGCAGCTGGCCGCAATCGCTGACGCTGCGGGTACGGTGTCCGCAGATCTGCTTGCGGCGCAACCGCAGCTCCGTGCCGATATTGCGGCGTCCCTCGCGGACGCGGGACTCGAGCAGGCAAAGATTGACGAGGTGCTGGCTCGCCTGGATCCCGTCGGCACCGTTGTTGCTGACCTGAATACTCGAGTGCAGGGGGCCGTGGGCGAGATCGACCGTTTGAACGCGGGAGCACAGCAAGTGTCTACGGGGGCTGGTGCGCTGGCCACGGGCGCTGCGACCGTGGCCACTGGAACTACCGAGTTAAGCGAGGGGGCTACACAGTTGAAGGACGGGCTCGGCCAACTCGTTGCGGGTTCTGAGACACTCGAAACTGGTTTGGTCGACGGGGTAGCTCAGATCCCGAATTTTGATGCGGCAACCCGTGCGGAGCAGGCGAAGATCCTGGGTGATCCCGTGCGGATCAAGACCGACGCACTCACGTCGGCCCAAAACTACGGCGCGGGCCTTGCGCCATTCTTCGCGGCGCTCGCCGCCTGGATCGGGATCTACGCGCTGTTCTTGATTGTCAAGCCGATCTCCAAGCGTGCGGTGACGGCGCTCAGATCCCCGCTGCGGGTGACGCTTGCCGGGTGGGGGACGCCGGCGATGCTGGGTGCGGTGCAGATGGTGGGGCTGTTCCTCGTGTTGTCGTTTGCCCTGGGATTTGAGTTTGCCAACCCCCTCGCGACGCTGGGGATATTGATCTTTGCCTCGATGACCTACACCGCGATCATTCTCGCCCTGAATGTGTGGTGGGGTGCCGTCGGCCAGTTCGCCGGGCTCGTACTGATGGTGGTGCAGCTGGTGACCGCGGGCGGCACCTTCCCCTGGCAGACGCTGCCGGCCCCGCTCGCGGCGCTGCACCATGTGTTGCCCATGAGCTACGTCGTGGACGCGATGCGGCAGGTGATGTACGGCGGCAACCTGGATCGCGTGTGGACGGATCTCGGCGTGCTGCTGTGCTGGCTGGTGATTGCGGGTCTGCTCGCTGCAATCGGTGTGACCCGCATGACCCGCTTCCGCACACTCAAGGATCTGCAACCGAGCGTCATTGTGTAG
- a CDS encoding NAD(P)/FAD-dependent oxidoreductase, with product MKAQHVVVVGGGLIGLSTAYALLREGHRVTIIDRDRLGGGAATGNAGELTPQQVAPLASSNTAKDIINGVFTRSSYLSIEPLQLPRLALFGLGFLRASGAKRAAKGAAALAQFSGGILPALQRMAADGIDISGGGDGYLMTSSVEPDLQAAHAAYRTRADRGWGEGPGPILRGTQLAEHEPALAGGVTGGFMLPGEFSLDPVTFVASLIAHITANGAEIREGLTAERLGDGASIVCRAIDGTSTTISGDRLVLAAGAWTTPILRKSSIRSAAVVAGKGYSFTVPVERMPNTLVHSMDRHCVAIPMHGRLRIVGMMEFGSPPERLNRQKLEVLTRAASSVIAGADWQNLSEEWVGARPMTADGMPLLGAIPNRPEVLVAAGHNMHGLSLGPVTGEVVADLIAGGIPPPAGGRSICARLRSGGRPHKFIFPALR from the coding sequence ATGAAGGCTCAGCATGTCGTCGTCGTCGGTGGCGGCCTGATCGGTCTCAGTACCGCGTATGCGCTGCTTCGCGAGGGGCACCGCGTCACGATTATTGACCGGGATCGGCTCGGCGGGGGCGCGGCAACAGGTAACGCCGGTGAGCTGACGCCGCAGCAGGTAGCGCCTCTCGCCTCCTCGAATACAGCGAAAGACATCATCAACGGCGTCTTCACCAGGTCGTCCTACCTTTCAATTGAGCCGTTGCAATTGCCCCGCCTCGCGCTCTTCGGCCTCGGATTCCTTCGGGCATCCGGCGCCAAGCGGGCGGCGAAGGGAGCAGCCGCGCTCGCCCAGTTCTCGGGTGGGATCCTGCCGGCGCTGCAGCGTATGGCTGCTGACGGCATCGATATCTCCGGTGGCGGTGACGGCTACTTGATGACCAGCTCGGTGGAGCCGGATCTACAGGCGGCCCACGCGGCTTACCGCACACGCGCAGATCGCGGCTGGGGGGAGGGGCCTGGCCCGATCCTTCGCGGCACACAGCTCGCCGAGCACGAGCCGGCGCTCGCCGGAGGGGTCACGGGCGGGTTCATGCTGCCCGGCGAATTCTCGCTTGATCCCGTCACCTTCGTTGCCAGCCTCATCGCGCACATCACCGCCAACGGTGCAGAGATCCGCGAGGGGCTTACCGCCGAACGCCTTGGTGACGGTGCGAGCATCGTGTGCCGTGCCATCGACGGCACCAGCACGACGATCAGTGGCGATCGCCTCGTGCTCGCCGCCGGGGCGTGGACCACGCCTATCCTGCGTAAATCGAGCATCCGCTCTGCCGCCGTCGTCGCCGGGAAGGGGTACAGCTTCACCGTCCCCGTGGAACGCATGCCAAACACACTCGTGCACTCGATGGATCGACACTGCGTAGCGATCCCGATGCACGGGCGGCTTCGGATTGTCGGCATGATGGAGTTCGGGAGCCCCCCGGAACGCCTGAACCGCCAAAAGCTTGAGGTGCTCACTCGCGCCGCCTCCAGCGTGATCGCTGGGGCTGACTGGCAGAACCTGAGCGAAGAATGGGTCGGAGCGCGCCCCATGACCGCCGACGGTATGCCGCTGCTGGGCGCGATCCCGAACCGCCCAGAGGTGTTGGTGGCTGCCGGCCACAACATGCACGGGCTCTCGCTCGGGCCAGTCACGGGCGAGGTCGTCGCCGACCTGATTGCGGGCGGGATCCCTCCGCCGGCGGGAGGCCGCTCGATCTGCGCCCGTTTGCGATCAGGCGGTAGGCCACACAAATTCATATTCCCAGCTCTGCGCTGA
- a CDS encoding alcohol dehydrogenase catalytic domain-containing protein, with protein MKAVVFRDPGTRAEVADLVLEGPRAGEVRVKIAAAGVCHSDLHVKRGEWEAPAPLVMGHEGSGVVTELGEGVTSLAVGDHVVLSWVPPCGECRYCLQGHEARCQKVATVVAPKGVLFDGTSRLSLREETLHHYLGVSSFAEETIVPASGAIKVRDDAPLDVIAVVGCAVATGVGAVLNTAAVEPGATVAVIGCGGVGLNVVQGAKLAGAERIVAIDIVPEKTLMAMQFGATDRIDASDRDAVEQLFELIPDGVDYAFDAIGRTTTTEQSIQMLGLGGAAVIVGLPPTGAKASFEPLVLAEADQRILGSNYGSVRPSIDIPALVDRYMDGQLLLDPLISGRRPLDEAADALDDLESGGVLRTLLIP; from the coding sequence ATGAAGGCTGTGGTGTTTCGAGACCCGGGTACCCGAGCGGAAGTCGCTGATCTTGTACTTGAAGGTCCGCGCGCAGGCGAGGTGCGTGTCAAGATTGCGGCTGCGGGCGTGTGCCATTCTGATCTGCACGTCAAGCGTGGAGAATGGGAAGCCCCTGCACCGCTGGTGATGGGGCACGAAGGCTCAGGGGTGGTCACCGAACTGGGCGAGGGCGTGACCTCTCTTGCCGTCGGCGATCATGTCGTCCTGAGCTGGGTTCCGCCTTGCGGTGAATGCCGTTATTGCCTGCAGGGGCATGAGGCGCGCTGTCAGAAAGTTGCGACCGTTGTTGCTCCCAAAGGGGTTCTCTTTGATGGGACTTCACGACTGAGCCTGAGGGAAGAGACCCTGCATCACTATCTCGGGGTCTCCTCGTTCGCCGAGGAGACCATCGTTCCGGCCTCTGGTGCAATCAAAGTTCGTGACGATGCCCCGCTGGATGTCATTGCGGTTGTCGGGTGCGCAGTCGCAACGGGCGTGGGTGCTGTCCTCAATACTGCCGCGGTTGAGCCCGGGGCGACGGTCGCCGTGATCGGTTGCGGCGGTGTGGGCCTAAACGTAGTGCAGGGTGCAAAGCTCGCGGGTGCCGAGCGCATTGTCGCGATCGATATCGTGCCAGAGAAGACACTGATGGCGATGCAGTTCGGAGCGACTGATCGGATAGACGCCTCCGACCGGGACGCTGTAGAGCAGTTATTCGAACTGATCCCGGACGGCGTGGATTACGCTTTTGACGCGATCGGGCGTACCACCACGACGGAGCAGTCGATCCAGATGCTCGGTCTCGGCGGTGCTGCTGTCATCGTGGGACTCCCGCCGACGGGCGCAAAGGCGTCGTTCGAGCCTTTGGTGCTCGCTGAAGCGGATCAGCGGATACTCGGTTCAAACTACGGCTCGGTCCGCCCGTCAATCGATATCCCCGCGCTCGTAGACCGTTACATGGATGGGCAACTGCTGCTTGATCCCCTTATTTCGGGTCGTCGTCCCCTCGACGAAGCTGCCGACGCGCTCGATGATCTTGAATCCGGGGGAGTGCTGCGCACCCTCCTGATCCCGTGA
- a CDS encoding PucR family transcriptional regulator — protein sequence MSITLQTVIRAIGGECLPHRVTDRAQIDGVADIDTYVVIGNSEYVTLVTGTVDALSSRLGRSHLSGSPTDPLADGVFVTDQDSPEVRNLLAAHRMTAIVGTDLAGTALNATLRALVSDERAASERLVAAGMNVLTQVARRGGLTAVIAELAHRIDGWVVLLDPQGHLVASAGAGRLHITDAVAVALGRPVRVRHEGLQVHQVGTDQDLAGHLVIASRSSSRRRPRDLATQAAALVDLLLRTHDPSLTEHLGREALLNRLLAGGDEARTLLRRWGVHESQLTAFALGARTRTIDLERVLRRWLDDLGAEHVFASQPGLVSGFIRDDLVPELSAKVEAFAPIGGSWIALGLGTSTSVDALKLSAVQARQALNSALEEGHRLLNYARLTTVDLVLTKLAPAPREHLTAVLEPLRDSSGRHGDLTHTLRVFLAEHGAHRASAERLKIHRQTLRSRIQRIEELTGLSMEHADDRATAWLALRAAGF from the coding sequence GTGTCAATTACCCTGCAAACCGTCATCCGCGCCATCGGTGGCGAGTGTCTGCCCCACCGCGTCACTGACCGCGCCCAGATTGATGGCGTCGCCGACATCGACACCTACGTGGTGATTGGTAACTCCGAATACGTCACCCTCGTGACCGGCACCGTCGACGCACTAAGCTCACGTCTCGGGCGGTCTCACCTATCAGGATCGCCTACAGATCCCCTCGCCGATGGCGTGTTCGTCACGGATCAAGATTCCCCTGAAGTGCGAAATCTCCTTGCCGCACATCGAATGACCGCGATCGTTGGCACGGATCTCGCAGGCACCGCTCTAAACGCAACACTGCGCGCGCTGGTCTCGGACGAACGTGCCGCTTCGGAGCGGCTCGTCGCCGCCGGAATGAACGTCCTCACGCAGGTCGCGCGCCGGGGCGGCCTTACGGCAGTCATCGCGGAACTCGCCCACCGAATTGATGGCTGGGTCGTGCTGCTCGACCCGCAGGGACACCTCGTCGCAAGTGCCGGCGCAGGCCGCCTCCATATAACCGATGCAGTGGCGGTCGCGCTCGGTCGCCCAGTCCGCGTTAGGCACGAAGGCCTACAGGTGCACCAAGTTGGGACGGACCAGGATCTCGCGGGACACCTCGTGATTGCGAGCCGATCCAGCTCGAGACGCCGACCACGCGATCTTGCAACACAGGCTGCGGCTCTTGTTGACCTCCTCCTGCGCACCCACGACCCGTCACTCACCGAACACCTCGGCCGCGAAGCGCTCCTCAATCGACTCCTCGCAGGCGGCGACGAAGCTCGGACGCTGCTGCGGCGTTGGGGAGTGCACGAGTCGCAGCTCACCGCGTTTGCCCTCGGTGCTCGCACCCGAACCATCGACCTCGAGCGAGTCCTCAGGCGCTGGCTTGACGACCTTGGCGCAGAGCACGTCTTCGCGTCACAACCTGGTCTCGTAAGCGGGTTTATCCGCGACGATCTAGTGCCCGAGCTGAGTGCCAAGGTCGAAGCTTTCGCTCCGATAGGCGGCAGTTGGATCGCTCTCGGTTTAGGTACCTCTACGAGCGTCGATGCACTCAAGCTGAGCGCTGTGCAAGCTCGCCAAGCACTGAACTCTGCGCTGGAAGAGGGGCATCGTCTTCTCAACTACGCGCGGCTCACGACGGTCGATTTGGTGCTAACAAAGCTGGCTCCGGCCCCCAGGGAACACCTCACCGCTGTCCTGGAACCGCTGCGCGACAGTTCTGGGAGACACGGTGATCTCACCCATACCCTCCGAGTGTTTCTCGCCGAGCACGGCGCGCACCGCGCGAGTGCTGAACGTCTAAAGATCCACCGCCAGACACTCCGTTCCAGAATCCAACGGATCGAGGAACTGACCGGTCTCTCAATGGAACACGCGGACGACCGCGCCACCGCGTGGCTTGCGCTGCGAGCGGCAGGGTTCTAG
- the argS gene encoding arginine--tRNA ligase yields MTPQELAHALAQILNDIIAARGDDAAQEIVATEADTAVERPRNREHGDWASNAAMKFAKRLGLNPRDLATDIAARAAEIEGVATADVAGPGFINITLDAASAGETARRVVEQGENYGRSDTLAGQNINLEFVSANPTGPLHMGHTRWAALGDSTARVLRAAGAKVTSEYYINDAGAQMEKFGRSVLAAALGEPAPEDAYPGAYVQELGRQIREQIPNLPEIAQQDRAAALEQAQELGYALQLAEIKDSLERFNVHFDVYFSERTLHAPGANGGLSPIAAAVDRLREQGHVYEEDGAIWVRTTDFGDDKDRVFTRGNGIYTYFAADAAYYLSKKDRGFGEKIYLLGADHHGYIGRLTAIAGAAGDDTEKDISVLIGQLVNLNGAKLSKRAGNIIELNDLLEWLGSDALRYWLARYPADSPLALDGEKVRSRSNDNPVFYVQYAHARTCAVDRNAEAAGVDRSVFVPELLTHETETEMLGKLQQYPGIVAGAAELREPHRIARFLEELAASYHRWYDNCRVIPLGDAPVEDLHRTRLWLNDAAGQVLRNGLDLLGVSAPERL; encoded by the coding sequence GTGACGCCACAAGAACTCGCCCATGCCCTCGCCCAGATTCTCAACGACATCATTGCCGCGCGCGGTGATGACGCTGCCCAAGAGATCGTCGCCACCGAAGCGGACACCGCCGTTGAGCGACCGCGGAACCGCGAGCACGGTGATTGGGCCTCCAATGCTGCCATGAAGTTTGCGAAGCGCCTCGGCCTGAACCCGCGCGATCTGGCCACTGATATCGCCGCTCGCGCGGCCGAGATTGAGGGCGTCGCAACGGCCGACGTTGCTGGCCCCGGCTTCATCAATATCACCCTCGACGCGGCGAGCGCCGGCGAAACTGCGCGCCGCGTGGTTGAGCAGGGGGAGAATTACGGCCGTAGCGACACGCTCGCGGGCCAAAACATCAACCTCGAGTTCGTCTCCGCAAATCCCACGGGCCCCCTGCACATGGGGCACACCCGCTGGGCGGCGCTCGGTGATTCGACCGCCCGGGTGCTCCGCGCGGCTGGCGCGAAGGTGACGAGCGAGTACTACATCAACGACGCCGGTGCGCAGATGGAGAAGTTCGGCCGATCCGTGCTCGCGGCAGCCCTCGGCGAGCCCGCCCCCGAAGACGCCTACCCGGGTGCCTACGTGCAGGAGCTCGGTCGCCAGATTCGTGAGCAGATCCCGAATCTGCCTGAGATTGCCCAGCAGGATCGCGCCGCGGCACTTGAGCAGGCGCAGGAGCTCGGCTACGCGCTGCAGCTCGCGGAGATCAAGGATTCCCTCGAACGCTTCAACGTGCACTTCGATGTCTACTTTTCCGAACGCACGCTTCATGCCCCGGGAGCGAACGGTGGGCTGAGCCCCATTGCCGCCGCGGTGGATCGCCTGCGCGAGCAGGGGCATGTCTACGAAGAAGACGGCGCGATCTGGGTGCGCACTACTGACTTCGGAGACGACAAGGATCGCGTCTTCACCCGCGGCAACGGCATCTACACCTACTTCGCCGCCGATGCCGCCTACTACCTCTCCAAGAAGGATCGCGGCTTCGGCGAGAAGATCTATCTCCTCGGAGCCGATCATCACGGCTACATTGGGCGCCTCACCGCGATCGCGGGGGCCGCAGGCGACGACACGGAGAAGGACATCTCGGTTCTCATCGGGCAGCTCGTGAACCTCAACGGAGCCAAGCTCTCGAAGCGTGCCGGCAACATCATCGAGCTTAACGACCTGCTTGAGTGGCTCGGCAGCGACGCGCTGCGCTACTGGCTGGCTCGCTACCCCGCTGATTCCCCGCTTGCCCTCGACGGTGAGAAGGTGCGCAGTCGCTCCAACGACAACCCGGTGTTCTACGTGCAGTACGCTCACGCGCGCACCTGCGCTGTCGATCGTAACGCTGAAGCCGCAGGCGTCGACCGTTCGGTGTTCGTACCTGAGCTGCTCACTCACGAAACAGAGACTGAGATGCTCGGGAAGCTGCAGCAGTACCCGGGCATCGTTGCGGGCGCCGCTGAGCTGCGTGAGCCGCATCGCATCGCACGCTTCCTCGAAGAACTCGCAGCCTCGTATCACCGTTGGTACGACAACTGCCGGGTGATCCCGCTCGGGGATGCCCCGGTGGAGGATCTGCACCGCACCCGCCTGTGGCTGAATGATGCCGCTGGACAGGTGCTCCGCAACGGCCTGGACCTGCTCGGAGTCTCAGCGCCTGAGCGACTGTAG
- a CDS encoding alanine/glycine:cation symporter family protein, with the protein MQNLQEFLDWLSGIIWGPFVLIPLLFLTGLYLTFRLGGLQFVRLGAALNLGILRRRDPGSKGDISQFQALTTALAATVGTGNIVGVATAISIGGPGALFWMWVTGLLGMASKYAEAFLGVRYRTVDSAGERNGGPQYYLERGIRGPVGKVLGWSFTIFAVLASFGIGNMTQANSIAANVENSFHLPVWVTGVLLTVFTGIVLVGGIKSIGKVTAGFVPIMIVFYVAAALFILFVNIGQVPAAFGQIFHDAFTGTAAVGGFAGSLMIIAVQFGFARGIFSNESGMGSAAIAAAAAQTSHPVRQGLVSMTQTFIDTIIVVSMTGLVIVTTGTWKSVDPETGEQMSAALMTGEAFSNGLPGQWGHWVVTIGLVMFAFSTILGWSYYGERSLARIFGRRSVMPFRILFSLVVFVGATTQLSVVWSFSDVMNGLMAIPNLIGLLILSGLIARETRAYLKFDPKLRASDAEVREALRDDPGYREWQALEDEGSRDSAAPAQPSTTERE; encoded by the coding sequence ATGCAGAATCTCCAAGAATTTCTCGACTGGCTCAGCGGAATCATTTGGGGGCCGTTTGTACTGATCCCGCTGCTGTTCTTGACCGGACTGTATTTGACCTTCAGGCTTGGCGGACTGCAGTTTGTGCGGCTCGGGGCAGCGCTCAACCTGGGGATTCTGCGGCGTCGCGACCCGGGCTCGAAGGGTGACATCAGCCAGTTCCAAGCGTTGACAACCGCGCTTGCCGCGACCGTCGGCACCGGCAATATCGTGGGTGTCGCCACCGCGATCAGCATTGGTGGACCGGGAGCGCTGTTTTGGATGTGGGTGACCGGACTCTTGGGGATGGCTTCGAAGTATGCTGAAGCCTTTTTGGGAGTGCGTTACCGCACCGTCGATTCTGCGGGTGAGCGCAACGGCGGACCGCAGTACTATCTAGAGCGCGGCATTCGCGGCCCGGTGGGCAAGGTGCTGGGGTGGTCGTTCACAATCTTCGCGGTGCTCGCGAGCTTCGGGATCGGCAATATGACCCAGGCCAACTCGATTGCGGCGAACGTGGAGAACAGTTTTCACCTGCCCGTGTGGGTGACGGGCGTGCTGCTGACCGTCTTCACCGGTATCGTCCTGGTCGGCGGGATCAAGTCGATCGGCAAGGTGACCGCGGGCTTTGTGCCGATCATGATCGTGTTTTACGTGGCGGCGGCACTGTTCATCCTGTTCGTGAACATCGGCCAGGTGCCTGCGGCGTTTGGGCAAATCTTCCACGACGCGTTCACCGGCACGGCCGCGGTGGGCGGCTTCGCGGGGTCGCTGATGATTATCGCGGTGCAGTTCGGTTTTGCGCGCGGCATCTTCTCGAACGAGTCGGGCATGGGATCGGCGGCTATCGCCGCGGCGGCCGCGCAGACGAGCCACCCGGTGCGGCAGGGGCTCGTGTCGATGACGCAGACCTTCATTGACACGATTATCGTGGTCTCGATGACCGGTCTGGTGATCGTCACGACCGGCACCTGGAAGAGCGTCGATCCGGAGACCGGAGAGCAGATGTCTGCCGCGCTCATGACCGGCGAAGCCTTCTCGAACGGGCTTCCCGGTCAGTGGGGGCACTGGGTCGTGACGATCGGCCTCGTGATGTTCGCATTCTCGACCATCCTCGGTTGGTCATACTACGGCGAGCGCAGCCTCGCGCGAATCTTTGGTCGCCGATCGGTGATGCCGTTCCGCATCTTGTTCTCACTGGTCGTGTTCGTGGGCGCGACGACCCAGTTGAGCGTCGTGTGGTCGTTCTCGGACGTGATGAACGGGCTGATGGCGATCCCGAACCTGATCGGCTTGCTGATTCTGTCGGGCCTGATCGCGCGCGAAACCCGCGCCTATCTGAAGTTTGATCCCAAGCTGCGTGCGAGCGATGCGGAGGTGCGTGAGGCACTGCGTGACGATCCGGGCTATCGCGAGTGGCAAGCGCTCGAGGATGAGGGCTCGCGCGACAGCGCTGCGCCCGCGCAGCCCTCAACGACCGAACGCGAGTGA